One Actinomyces respiraculi DNA window includes the following coding sequences:
- the murJ gene encoding murein biosynthesis integral membrane protein MurJ, translating into MHAETGPASAASGPDRRAGRGLVGAAGGVAGLTLASRALGFLRWVVQASTVGAGTVAGAYATANQVPNVLYEVVVGGALAATIVPLLAAGIHRGETERTSRTVNSLLGLVLVVLVPLSLLLAVAADPVASLFPVSAGTDPEVQRRLVAAFLRMFALQVPLYGVGVVLTGALQAHGCFTWPALTPIASSLVVMAAYGAYGVMTTGQDSAGVAALHMLGWGTTAGVAALSLPLLWPARRLGLTLRPSLRLETGVLRRILQLGGAGLVTLLTQQLSVLVVLALARAGGEAGTVAVYQYTQAVYLLPHAVLVVPVATVLYPRLSAALGGTGAASATARSLAGASTALVVAVSTAGAGALLAVSPAAERFFGLLTDVNGMSGALAALAPALVGYALIHQVTRVLFAADRARGAALAASAGWLAVTGVSVLAVRLAAPDGGDGAATLLALSIALSVGMCMAGAALLGALAHALSPAVLRPVLRALALSLPVAAAGGLACRILVDRTQSTAWALVLALLAATLVATTTLGAVVAVDRNLLPVLRAHGSHPLTTLSQENG; encoded by the coding sequence TCGTGCAGGCCTCCACGGTCGGCGCCGGCACCGTCGCCGGCGCCTACGCCACCGCCAACCAGGTCCCCAACGTGCTCTACGAGGTCGTCGTCGGCGGCGCCCTGGCGGCCACGATCGTCCCCCTGCTGGCGGCGGGAATCCACCGGGGCGAGACCGAGCGGACGAGCCGCACCGTCAACAGCCTGCTCGGCCTCGTGCTCGTGGTCCTCGTCCCCCTGAGCCTCCTGCTCGCCGTGGCCGCAGACCCTGTGGCGAGCCTCTTCCCCGTCTCCGCCGGCACCGACCCCGAGGTCCAGCGCAGGCTCGTCGCCGCCTTCCTGCGCATGTTTGCACTCCAAGTGCCCCTCTACGGCGTCGGCGTCGTCCTGACCGGGGCGCTGCAGGCCCACGGGTGCTTCACCTGGCCCGCGCTCACCCCCATCGCCTCCAGCCTCGTCGTCATGGCCGCCTACGGCGCCTACGGGGTGATGACAACAGGGCAGGACAGCGCCGGGGTTGCCGCCCTGCACATGCTTGGCTGGGGCACCACCGCCGGGGTCGCTGCCCTGAGCCTGCCGCTGCTGTGGCCCGCTCGCAGGCTGGGTCTGACCCTGCGGCCCAGCCTGCGTCTGGAGACGGGGGTCCTGCGGCGGATCCTGCAGCTGGGGGGCGCGGGCCTGGTCACGCTCCTGACGCAGCAGCTGAGCGTCCTCGTCGTCCTGGCTCTGGCGCGTGCCGGTGGCGAGGCGGGCACGGTCGCCGTCTACCAGTACACCCAGGCCGTCTACCTCCTGCCCCACGCCGTGCTCGTCGTCCCCGTCGCCACCGTCCTGTACCCACGCCTGTCCGCTGCCTTGGGCGGCACCGGGGCGGCCTCCGCTACGGCACGGTCACTGGCCGGCGCCTCCACCGCGCTGGTGGTCGCGGTGTCCACCGCGGGTGCGGGCGCGCTGCTGGCCGTCAGCCCCGCCGCCGAGCGGTTCTTCGGCCTGCTCACCGACGTCAACGGCATGTCCGGAGCGCTGGCGGCCCTCGCCCCGGCCCTGGTCGGCTACGCGCTCATCCACCAGGTCACCCGCGTCCTGTTCGCAGCGGACCGTGCCCGGGGCGCAGCCCTCGCAGCGAGCGCGGGGTGGCTGGCCGTCACCGGAGTCTCGGTACTCGCCGTCCGCCTGGCGGCACCCGACGGCGGTGACGGCGCCGCCACCCTCCTGGCCCTGTCGATCGCTCTGAGCGTCGGCATGTGCATGGCGGGGGCCGCGCTGCTCGGCGCATTGGCCCACGCCCTGAGCCCCGCCGTCCTGCGGCCCGTGCTCAGGGCCTTGGCCCTCTCGCTGCCCGTTGCCGCTGCCGGTGGCCTGGCCTGCCGCATACTCGTGGACAGGACGCAGAGCACCGCCTGGGCACTCGTCCTCGCGCTGCTCGCAGCGACCCTCGTCGCCACGACGACGCTCGGTGCCGTCGTCGCCGTGGACCGGAACCTGCTGCCGGTGCTGCGGGCGCACGGCTCCCATCCCCTGACGACACTGAGCCAGGAGAACGGATGA
- a CDS encoding glycosyltransferase family 4 protein — translation MSNTVHDTPAEQLRVLELAGSAAGGVRTHLAECARLLSEGGHDVLVAAPTAVTTGVDLGGARSRELRLGPRPGPGDAALISRIAYLARHADAVHAHGLRAGALAALALGPRRRRRLVVTLHNRPVGGRLTTAIGERLEALVAARADVVLAVSPDLAESVRGRGAREVEIAIIPAPDRRREAGAPAASSIESAWHGARLKVLTVARLAPQKGLDTLLDAAALLAQRLPASLGRLVWSVAGAGPLEPALAGRIAAEGLPVLLLGRREDVAVLMSAADVVVQTSQWEGQPLTIQEALRAGAAVVATDVGGTALTAGGGAVLVEPDAEAVAEAISHLLTDAEALAQARQAARRAAASLPGEQALAAQLEGVLRGAGARPRDRRLGAGRATDESAAPQHEAPGAEEDV, via the coding sequence ATGAGCAACACCGTCCATGACACGCCTGCCGAGCAGCTGCGGGTGCTGGAGCTGGCCGGCTCCGCCGCCGGGGGTGTGCGCACCCACCTGGCGGAGTGCGCCCGTCTGCTGAGCGAGGGCGGGCACGACGTCCTCGTCGCCGCCCCGACGGCGGTGACCACCGGCGTGGACCTGGGCGGAGCGCGCTCACGGGAGCTCAGGCTCGGACCACGGCCCGGGCCCGGGGATGCCGCCCTCATCAGCCGCATCGCCTACCTCGCGCGGCACGCCGACGCCGTCCACGCCCACGGCCTGCGTGCCGGTGCCCTGGCGGCCCTCGCCCTGGGACCTCGCCGTCGCCGTCGCCTTGTCGTCACCCTGCACAACCGGCCCGTCGGGGGACGGCTCACCACCGCTATCGGGGAGCGCTTGGAGGCGCTGGTGGCCGCTCGGGCCGACGTCGTGCTCGCCGTCAGCCCCGACCTTGCCGAGAGCGTGCGTGGGCGGGGCGCGCGGGAGGTGGAGATCGCGATCATCCCCGCCCCTGACCGACGTCGTGAGGCTGGGGCGCCCGCTGCCTCCTCCATCGAGTCCGCCTGGCACGGCGCCCGTCTCAAGGTTCTCACCGTGGCTCGGCTCGCACCCCAGAAGGGGCTCGACACGCTCCTGGACGCCGCGGCCCTGCTCGCCCAGCGCCTTCCCGCCTCCCTGGGCCGGCTCGTGTGGTCTGTGGCGGGCGCGGGCCCCCTCGAGCCTGCCCTGGCCGGGCGGATCGCCGCAGAAGGACTGCCCGTGCTCCTGCTCGGGCGCCGCGAGGATGTCGCCGTGCTCATGTCGGCGGCGGATGTCGTTGTGCAGACCAGCCAGTGGGAGGGCCAGCCCCTCACCATCCAGGAGGCGTTGCGCGCGGGGGCCGCCGTCGTCGCCACCGACGTCGGAGGCACGGCACTGACTGCGGGTGGGGGAGCGGTGCTCGTCGAGCCCGACGCCGAGGCTGTGGCCGAGGCCATCAGCCACCTTCTGACCGACGCCGAGGCCCTGGCCCAGGCGCGCCAGGCCGCTCGCAGGGCCGCGGCCTCGTTGCCCGGTGAGCAGGCGCTTGCCGCCCAGCTCGAAGGGGTCCTGCGGGGCGCTGGGGCGCGTCCGCGGGATCGTAGACTCGGCGCCGGGCGTGCGACCGACGAGTCTGCAGCGCCCCAGCATGAGGCGCCCGGGGCCGAGGAGGACGTATGA
- a CDS encoding NUDIX domain-containing protein produces MSGYPTGVAGQLADGREARPVSETVRQWSGPICAVDDELVHLAPDQAPVRRQTVLHHDAVTIVALREKEESSQEDGAAEILMVRQYRHPVRAQLWEIPAGLLDVEGEEPVAAARRELAEETDHEAQHWQVLADYYASPGFTTEGIRCFLARGLSILPPERRTRREGEEAEFVPTWFRLNDVVEAVLSGSLHNPATVVGVLAADRARARGWRGLRESGAPWLRSPRSL; encoded by the coding sequence ATGAGCGGGTACCCGACCGGCGTCGCCGGGCAGCTGGCCGATGGGCGCGAGGCGCGTCCGGTGTCCGAGACCGTGAGGCAGTGGAGTGGGCCGATCTGCGCGGTTGACGATGAGCTCGTGCACCTGGCCCCCGATCAGGCGCCCGTGCGGCGCCAGACGGTCCTGCACCATGACGCTGTCACGATCGTCGCTCTGCGCGAGAAGGAGGAGTCCTCCCAGGAGGACGGCGCGGCCGAGATCCTCATGGTGCGCCAGTACCGCCACCCGGTGCGCGCGCAGCTGTGGGAGATCCCCGCCGGGCTGCTCGACGTCGAGGGGGAGGAGCCGGTGGCGGCTGCCCGGCGCGAGCTGGCGGAGGAGACCGACCACGAGGCGCAGCACTGGCAGGTGCTCGCCGACTACTACGCCTCCCCGGGCTTCACCACCGAGGGCATCCGGTGCTTCCTGGCCCGCGGCTTGAGCATCCTGCCGCCTGAGCGGCGCACCCGGCGTGAGGGGGAGGAGGCCGAGTTCGTGCCCACATGGTTCCGTCTGAATGACGTGGTCGAGGCCGTGCTCAGCGGGAGCCTGCACAACCCGGCGACCGTGGTCGGGGTCCTCGCGGCGGACCGTGCGCGGGCCCGGGGGTGGCGGGGACTGCGTGAGAGCGGTGCGCCCTGGCTGCGCAGCCCCAGGAGCCTGTGA
- a CDS encoding LacI family DNA-binding transcriptional regulator has product MTNLAQVAQHAGVSIATASLVLSGKDSGRVSRPTAQRVTEAAAELGYVRNALAAGMRSGRTASIGVVAEDVLSTPYAVEMIKAILTASAEHGWSVLLTDAGHDSRQARKAVEEMLSRKVDRIIRAAMYHRRVDVPPDLDDVVVLNGYANRSGVPSVVPDESRAAREATEHLIGLGHTRIAHITDTSGAVAVGLRLRGYRQALAAHAIRYDETLVIYGGNSPEQTDVSARRLLALNPRPTAVFCYNDGMAAGVYRQAHRAGIQIPRDLSVVGFDDLTLISTNLDPGLTTMRLPHYEMADWLTKAIITSGPGSLHAGITRVPCRLVRRASTAPPPG; this is encoded by the coding sequence GTGACCAACCTGGCACAGGTAGCGCAGCACGCAGGCGTGTCCATCGCCACCGCCTCCCTGGTCCTGTCGGGAAAGGACTCGGGCAGGGTCTCGCGCCCCACCGCCCAGCGCGTGACCGAGGCCGCCGCCGAACTTGGCTACGTCCGCAACGCCCTCGCAGCGGGGATGCGCAGCGGACGTACCGCTTCCATCGGCGTCGTCGCCGAGGACGTCCTGTCCACCCCCTACGCCGTCGAGATGATCAAGGCGATCCTCACCGCCTCAGCGGAGCACGGATGGTCCGTCCTGCTCACCGACGCGGGCCACGACTCGCGTCAGGCGAGGAAGGCCGTCGAGGAGATGCTCTCGCGCAAGGTGGATCGCATCATCCGGGCCGCGATGTACCACCGCCGGGTCGATGTGCCCCCGGACCTGGATGACGTCGTCGTCCTCAACGGCTACGCCAACCGGTCGGGAGTGCCGTCAGTCGTGCCCGACGAGTCCCGAGCCGCGCGTGAGGCCACCGAGCACCTCATCGGCCTCGGACACACCCGCATCGCCCACATCACCGACACCTCGGGGGCCGTCGCCGTCGGCCTGCGCCTTCGCGGCTATCGACAGGCGCTGGCCGCCCACGCGATCCGCTACGACGAGACCCTCGTCATCTACGGCGGCAACAGTCCCGAGCAGACCGATGTCTCCGCACGCAGGCTGCTGGCCCTGAACCCTCGCCCCACCGCGGTCTTCTGCTACAACGACGGCATGGCCGCGGGGGTCTACCGCCAGGCGCACCGCGCCGGCATCCAGATCCCCCGGGACCTGTCCGTCGTCGGCTTCGACGACCTCACCCTCATCTCGACCAACCTCGACCCGGGCCTGACCACGATGAGGCTGCCCCACTACGAGATGGCGGACTGGCTCACCAAAGCCATCATCACCTCGGGCCCCGGCTCCCTGCACGCCGGCATCACACGGGTCCCATGCCGCCTGGTCAGACGCGCCTCGACCGCGCCGCCCCCGGGCTAG